A single genomic interval of Sebastes umbrosus isolate fSebUmb1 chromosome 9, fSebUmb1.pri, whole genome shotgun sequence harbors:
- the si:dkey-74k8.3 gene encoding transmembrane protein 109 isoform X2 — translation MTFYASGSGRGGCTMARFLITMMVMLLAGAGAGAEEAKPAEESSQTVTLRTLVLGTCREIQHYAESVVGSGVIRSAAEFLQMVIRFLAEGAASGLNVIAVYVTEILRVTGFDVAQTLPRFTPEGVAAIAQWGLVALIGYWVLTILLRLLIGVVRRVFWVVRTVLALWLFGLIVTDKHATADITAVRLGGLVLGCVLLTLLTSCSEKTCAVDGRLSSLEGRLKAVEKRKGE, via the exons ATGACCTTTTACGCGTCTGGATCTGGGCGCGGTGGATGCACCATGGCTCGGTTTCTCATCACCATGATGGTGATGTTGctggctggagctggagctggagctgaggaggCCAAGCCGGCCGAGGAGAGCTCACAGACGGTCACTCTGCGTACCCTGGTCCTGGGAACCTGCAGGGAGATCCAGCATTATGCAGAGTCCGTGGTGGGGAGCGGTGTGATCCGGTCAGCTGCTGAG TTTTTGCAGATGGTGATCCGATTCCTCGCTGAAGGAGCTGCCAGCGGCCTGAACGTCATCGCCGTTTACGTTACAGAGATCCTCAGGGTCACAGGATTCGATG TTGCACAGACGTTGCCCCGTTTCACTCCAGAGGGCGTGGCTGCCATCGCCCAGTGGGGTCTGGTGGCCCTCATCGGCTACTGGGTGCTGACCATCCTTCTCCGTCTGCTGATCGGCGTGGTGAGGCGGGTGTTCTGGGTGGTGAGAACCGTCTTGGCGCTCTGGCTTTTTGGACTGATTGTGACCGATAAGCACGCCACCGCAGACATCACGGCAGTCCGGCTGGGTGGCCTGGTGCTGGGATGCGTCCTGTTGACTCTGCTCACTTCTTGCTCTGAAAAGACTTGTGCGGTGGACGGCCGTCTGAGCTCCCTGGAGGGCCGGCTGAAGGCCGTAGAGAAGAGGAAAGGGGAATAG
- the si:dkey-74k8.3 gene encoding transmembrane protein 109 isoform X1, protein MTFYASGSGRGGCTMARFLITMMVMLLAGAGAGAEEAKPAEESSQTVTLRTLVLGTCREIQHYAESVVGSGVIRSAAESAVLFLESLLGQENVYKVAMFLQMVIRFLAEGAASGLNVIAVYVTEILRVTGFDVAQTLPRFTPEGVAAIAQWGLVALIGYWVLTILLRLLIGVVRRVFWVVRTVLALWLFGLIVTDKHATADITAVRLGGLVLGCVLLTLLTSCSEKTCAVDGRLSSLEGRLKAVEKRKGE, encoded by the exons ATGACCTTTTACGCGTCTGGATCTGGGCGCGGTGGATGCACCATGGCTCGGTTTCTCATCACCATGATGGTGATGTTGctggctggagctggagctggagctgaggaggCCAAGCCGGCCGAGGAGAGCTCACAGACGGTCACTCTGCGTACCCTGGTCCTGGGAACCTGCAGGGAGATCCAGCATTATGCAGAGTCCGTGGTGGGGAGCGGTGTGATCCGGTCAGCTGCTGAG AGTGCAGTGTTGTTTCTTGAGTCATTGCTTGGTCAGGAGAACGTCTATAAAGTGGCCATG TTTTTGCAGATGGTGATCCGATTCCTCGCTGAAGGAGCTGCCAGCGGCCTGAACGTCATCGCCGTTTACGTTACAGAGATCCTCAGGGTCACAGGATTCGATG TTGCACAGACGTTGCCCCGTTTCACTCCAGAGGGCGTGGCTGCCATCGCCCAGTGGGGTCTGGTGGCCCTCATCGGCTACTGGGTGCTGACCATCCTTCTCCGTCTGCTGATCGGCGTGGTGAGGCGGGTGTTCTGGGTGGTGAGAACCGTCTTGGCGCTCTGGCTTTTTGGACTGATTGTGACCGATAAGCACGCCACCGCAGACATCACGGCAGTCCGGCTGGGTGGCCTGGTGCTGGGATGCGTCCTGTTGACTCTGCTCACTTCTTGCTCTGAAAAGACTTGTGCGGTGGACGGCCGTCTGAGCTCCCTGGAGGGCCGGCTGAAGGCCGTAGAGAAGAGGAAAGGGGAATAG